The Klebsiella sp. RHBSTW-00484 genome includes a window with the following:
- the mltD gene encoding murein transglycosylase D → MKARAILLVSVLLVGCQASKHDGTVQQHAQSLSAASQGEAGKFTSQARWLDDGTFYAQDQDLWASIGDELKMGIPENVRIREQKQKYLRNKSYLHDVTLRAEPYMYWIAGQVKKRNMPMELVLLPIVESAFDPHATSGANAAGIWQIIPSTGRNYGLKQTRSYDARRDIVASTTAALNMMQRLNKMFDGDWLLTVAAYNSGEGRVMKAIKANKSRGKPTDFWSLSLPQETKIYVPKMLALSDILKNSKQYGVKLPTADESRALARVRLDNPVEISQLADMAGMPVSKLKTFNAGVKGSTLGANGPNYVLVPQKHAAQLRESLASGDIAAVQPTQLADNRPLTSRSYKVRSGDTISGIASRLGVSTRDLQQWNGIRGSNLKVGQSLVIGAGSSAERLANNSDSITYRVRKGDSLSSIAKRHGVNIRDVMRWNNDAGNLKPGDQLTLFVKNSDRPES, encoded by the coding sequence ATGAAGGCACGAGCGATTTTACTCGTCTCTGTCCTGCTGGTAGGGTGCCAGGCGTCTAAACACGATGGCACCGTTCAACAGCACGCACAGAGCCTTTCTGCAGCGAGTCAAGGGGAAGCAGGTAAGTTCACAAGTCAAGCGCGCTGGTTAGATGATGGAACCTTCTACGCGCAAGACCAGGATCTGTGGGCTTCCATTGGCGACGAGCTGAAGATGGGAATTCCGGAAAATGTCCGGATTCGCGAACAAAAACAGAAATATTTGAGAAATAAGAGCTATCTCCACGATGTAACTTTACGGGCAGAGCCGTATATGTACTGGATAGCCGGGCAAGTTAAGAAACGTAACATGCCTATGGAACTGGTATTACTACCCATAGTGGAGAGCGCTTTTGACCCGCATGCAACGTCTGGTGCCAATGCCGCAGGCATTTGGCAGATCATTCCGAGCACCGGGCGCAATTATGGTCTGAAGCAAACCCGCAGTTATGATGCGCGTCGTGATATCGTCGCCTCAACAACTGCGGCGCTGAATATGATGCAACGTCTGAACAAAATGTTCGACGGCGACTGGTTGTTAACCGTCGCGGCATATAACAGCGGCGAAGGCCGGGTAATGAAGGCAATTAAAGCCAACAAATCGCGTGGAAAACCCACTGATTTTTGGTCACTCTCATTACCTCAGGAAACCAAAATCTACGTACCTAAAATGCTGGCTTTGAGTGATATTCTCAAGAACAGCAAGCAGTATGGCGTAAAACTGCCCACAGCAGACGAAAGCCGAGCGCTGGCACGTGTACGCCTCGACAACCCGGTTGAGATTTCACAGCTAGCCGATATGGCAGGAATGCCCGTTAGTAAGCTAAAGACGTTCAACGCAGGTGTTAAGGGTTCGACCCTGGGCGCTAATGGGCCTAACTACGTATTGGTGCCGCAGAAACACGCAGCTCAATTGCGTGAGTCTTTGGCTTCCGGTGACATTGCTGCCGTGCAACCGACTCAGCTTGCGGATAACAGACCGTTGACCAGTCGTAGTTACAAAGTGCGTTCTGGAGATACTATCTCCGGTATAGCATCTCGACTCGGTGTATCAACGAGAGATCTGCAGCAATGGAATGGTATTCGCGGATCAAACCTGAAAGTGGGTCAGAGTCTTGTAATCGGTGCAGGTAGCAGTGCAGAGCGTCTGGCAAACAATAGCGATAGCATCACTTATCGCGTGCGCAAAGGCGACTCGCTATCGAGTATTGCAAAACGTCATGGCGTGAACATTCGCGATGTGATGCGCTGGAACAACGATGCCGGCAACCTGAAACCTGGCGATCAGTTAACGCTGTTTGTGAAAAACAGCGACAGACCTGAATCCTGA
- a CDS encoding endonuclease/exonuclease/phosphatase family protein, with protein sequence MRKNTYAMRYVAGQPAERILPPGSFAGITPAFPSGVPLSSDEKIRVLVWNIFKQQRAEWKSVLNNFGKDAHLVLLQEAQTTPELVKFATSNYLAADQVPALVLPQHPSGVMTLASAHPIYCCPLREREPILRLAKSALVTVYPLPDARLLMVVNIHAVNFSLGVDVYSKQLLPIGDQIAHHSGPVIMAGDFNAWSRPRMNALYRFAREMSLREVRFSDDQRRRAFGRPLDFVFYRGLSVHDASVLVTRASDHNPLLVEFSPGKPD encoded by the coding sequence TTGCGAAAGAATACCTATGCCATGCGCTATGTCGCCGGACAACCCGCGGAGAGAATTTTACCTCCGGGGTCGTTTGCAGGCATTACTCCGGCTTTCCCTTCTGGGGTGCCGTTAAGCTCGGATGAAAAAATCCGCGTGCTGGTGTGGAATATCTTCAAACAGCAGCGCGCCGAGTGGAAATCCGTTCTTAATAATTTCGGCAAAGATGCCCACCTGGTGCTGTTACAGGAAGCGCAAACCACGCCTGAGTTAGTAAAATTTGCTACGTCCAATTATCTGGCCGCTGATCAGGTGCCGGCGCTGGTACTGCCTCAGCATCCTTCTGGCGTGATGACGTTAGCCTCTGCTCATCCGATATACTGCTGCCCTCTGCGTGAGCGTGAGCCGATCCTGCGGTTGGCGAAGTCAGCGCTAGTGACAGTTTATCCGTTACCAGATGCCCGTTTGCTGATGGTGGTGAATATTCATGCGGTCAACTTCAGCCTTGGCGTCGATGTCTACAGCAAGCAGCTGTTGCCGATAGGTGATCAGATAGCCCATCACAGCGGACCGGTGATTATGGCGGGTGATTTCAACGCCTGGAGCCGTCCGCGAATGAACGCTTTGTACCGCTTTGCGCGAGAAATGTCGCTGCGTGAAGTCCGCTTCTCTGACGATCAGCGCCGTCGCGCTTTTGGTCGTCCGCTTGATTTTGTGTTCTATCGAGGCTTAAGCGTACACGACGCTTCCGTATTGGTGACCCGCGCCTCCGACCACAACCCTCTACTAGTTGAATTCAGTCCCGGCAAGCCTGATTAA
- the yafC gene encoding DNA-binding transcriptional regulator YafC translates to MRATSEEIAIFVAVVESGSFSRAAEQLGQANSAVSRAVKKLESKLGVSLLNRTTRQLSLTEEGERYFRRVQVVLQEMAAAENELLESRTTPRGLLRVDAATPVMLHFLMPLIKPFRERYPEMSLALVSSETFINLIERKVDVAIRAGTLTDSSLRARPLFNSYRKIIASPAYLACFGTPQNVADLKNHQCLGFSEPLSLNTWPVSCCDGQLLEVECEISSNSGETLKQLCLAGNGIACLSDYMVDKEIASGEFVELLADKRLPVEMPFSAVYYSDRAVSTRIRAFIDFLSEHVKQLPKEL, encoded by the coding sequence ATGAGAGCTACCTCAGAAGAAATCGCCATCTTTGTCGCCGTAGTAGAGAGTGGTAGCTTCAGCCGCGCAGCTGAACAGTTAGGACAAGCCAACTCTGCCGTGAGCCGGGCCGTGAAAAAACTGGAGTCAAAACTCGGTGTTAGCCTGCTTAACCGTACCACTCGTCAGCTAAGTTTGACCGAAGAGGGGGAGCGTTATTTTCGCCGTGTACAGGTGGTGCTTCAGGAAATGGCAGCGGCTGAGAATGAGCTACTGGAAAGTCGGACGACACCAAGAGGATTATTACGTGTTGATGCCGCAACACCAGTGATGCTGCATTTTCTGATGCCTTTGATAAAACCTTTTCGCGAACGCTATCCGGAGATGAGTCTTGCTTTGGTCTCCTCAGAAACGTTTATAAATCTGATTGAGCGTAAAGTTGATGTTGCCATCCGCGCGGGTACCCTGACTGATTCCAGTTTGCGCGCCAGACCGTTGTTTAATAGCTACCGAAAAATTATCGCCTCGCCGGCGTATCTTGCTTGTTTCGGTACACCGCAAAACGTAGCTGATTTGAAAAATCACCAGTGCCTGGGTTTTAGCGAACCCTTGTCATTGAATACATGGCCCGTCTCCTGCTGTGATGGCCAACTGCTTGAGGTTGAATGTGAAATATCGTCTAACAGCGGGGAAACACTCAAGCAACTTTGCCTCGCAGGTAATGGCATCGCTTGCCTGTCGGACTATATGGTGGATAAAGAGATTGCCAGCGGGGAGTTTGTTGAATTGCTTGCCGACAAACGCCTGCCGGTCGAGATGCCATTCAGCGCGGTGTACTACAGCGACAGGGCCGTAAGCACGCGAATCAGGGCATTTATTGATTTTCTTAGCGAGCACGTCAAACAGCTCCCGAAGGAGCTGTAA
- a CDS encoding MFS transporter — MPLALLALTIGAFAIGTTEFVIVGLVPAIAEQLSISLPSAGLLVSIYALGVAIGAPVLTALTGRMPRKQLLLALMVLFTAGNLLAWQAPGYETLVLARLLTGLAHGVFFSIGSTIATSLVPKEKAASAIAIMFGGLTVALVTGVPLGTFIGQHFGWRETFLAVSILGAIALVSSLILVPNNIPGRVSTGLRNQLKVLTHPRLLIIYAITALGYGGVFTAFTFLAPMMQDLAGFSPSAVSWILLGYGVSVAIGNVWGGKLADKHGAVVALKFIFAALVVLLLVFQFAASIHYAALATILVMGIFAFGNVPGLQVYAVQKAEQYTPDAVDVASGLNIAAFNIGIALGSVIGGQTVEHYGLAQTPWIGALIVLVALLLVVISGRLDKPQRCATGLSVEG; from the coding sequence ATGCCACTGGCGCTACTTGCCTTGACGATCGGTGCTTTTGCTATCGGCACGACTGAATTTGTAATTGTAGGTCTGGTACCTGCAATTGCTGAACAGCTGTCTATCTCATTGCCCTCTGCGGGTTTGCTGGTTTCTATCTACGCGTTAGGCGTGGCGATTGGGGCCCCGGTACTCACCGCATTGACCGGTCGTATGCCGCGTAAGCAGCTACTACTGGCATTGATGGTACTGTTCACCGCTGGTAATCTTTTGGCCTGGCAGGCGCCTGGCTATGAAACTCTCGTTCTGGCCCGCCTTTTGACAGGTTTGGCACACGGCGTATTCTTCTCGATAGGTTCGACAATTGCCACCAGCCTGGTGCCAAAAGAGAAAGCTGCTTCGGCGATTGCAATTATGTTTGGTGGTTTGACAGTTGCGTTGGTGACCGGTGTTCCGCTAGGCACTTTTATTGGCCAACATTTTGGCTGGCGTGAGACATTCCTGGCGGTATCGATCCTTGGAGCAATCGCGTTAGTTAGCAGCCTGATTTTGGTACCGAATAATATCCCTGGCCGCGTCAGTACTGGCCTACGTAATCAACTTAAGGTCCTGACTCATCCACGTTTACTGATTATTTATGCTATTACTGCACTTGGTTATGGTGGCGTATTTACCGCTTTTACCTTCCTGGCACCGATGATGCAAGATCTGGCCGGTTTTAGCCCATCAGCAGTGAGTTGGATTTTATTGGGGTATGGTGTTTCGGTCGCAATTGGTAACGTGTGGGGCGGTAAACTGGCAGATAAACATGGTGCCGTTGTAGCGCTGAAGTTTATCTTTGCTGCCCTGGTTGTTCTGCTGTTGGTATTTCAGTTCGCGGCAAGTATTCACTATGCCGCGTTAGCGACGATACTGGTGATGGGTATTTTTGCTTTCGGTAATGTTCCTGGTCTACAGGTGTACGCAGTCCAAAAAGCGGAGCAATATACTCCCGATGCGGTTGATGTCGCCTCCGGCTTGAACATTGCAGCGTTCAATATTGGTATTGCGTTAGGTTCCGTGATTGGTGGACAGACGGTGGAACATTATGGTTTGGCTCAGACGCCCTGGATTGGCGCGCTGATTGTGCTGGTTGCGTTGTTATTGGTGGTTATTAGCGGTCGGCTCGATAAGCCTCAGCGCTGTGCTACGGGCCTTTCCGTAGAAGGATAA
- the dkgB gene encoding 2,5-didehydrogluconate reductase DkgB, which translates to MTIPAFGLGTFRLKDDVVIASVKTALELGYRAIDTAQIYDNEAAVGQAIAESGIARDELFITTKIWIENLGKDKLIASLKESLQKLRTDYVDLTLIHWPSPNDAVVVEEFMGALLEAKKQGLTRQIGISNFTIPLMERAIATVGAENIATNQVELSPYLQNRKVVDWAREHGIHITSYMTLAYGKALKDGVIARIAAKHNATPAQVILAWAMGEGYAVIPSSTKRENLASNLKALDLKLDDEDRQTIAALDCNDRLVSPEGLAPKWD; encoded by the coding sequence ATGACAATCCCTGCATTTGGTCTTGGCACCTTCCGCCTGAAAGATGATGTGGTAATCGCTTCTGTAAAAACGGCGCTGGAGCTGGGCTATCGTGCCATTGATACCGCGCAAATCTATGATAATGAAGCGGCTGTAGGTCAGGCCATTGCTGAAAGTGGCATCGCGCGTGATGAGCTGTTCATCACCACCAAGATCTGGATTGAAAACCTGGGCAAAGACAAGCTGATCGCCAGCCTGAAAGAGAGTTTACAGAAGCTTCGTACTGACTATGTCGACCTGACGCTGATCCATTGGCCGTCACCGAATGATGCTGTTGTAGTCGAAGAGTTTATGGGCGCTCTACTGGAAGCGAAAAAACAGGGGCTGACCCGTCAGATTGGTATCTCTAACTTCACTATCCCGCTGATGGAGCGTGCGATTGCTACTGTCGGTGCGGAGAACATCGCGACCAACCAGGTCGAACTGTCTCCGTACCTGCAGAACCGTAAAGTGGTCGATTGGGCGCGTGAGCACGGTATCCATATCACTTCTTATATGACGCTGGCCTACGGTAAAGCGCTGAAAGATGGAGTGATTGCCCGTATTGCCGCTAAACATAATGCGACTCCGGCTCAGGTCATCCTGGCATGGGCGATGGGCGAGGGTTATGCGGTTATCCCATCTTCCACCAAGCGTGAAAACCTGGCGAGCAACCTGAAAGCGCTGGATCTGAAGCTGGATGATGAAGATCGTCAAACGATCGCCGCGCTGGATTGCAACGACCGCCTGGTAAGCCCGGAAGGCCTGGCGCCGAAGTGGGATTAA
- a CDS encoding class I SAM-dependent methyltransferase, with amino-acid sequence MKPARIPHTVAVPEHWSSMPWGEYYRESLERQMKPWLAKLYGFHLLKIGNLSAEINTESCAISHQVNVSLQGNPIQVKADPLYLPFAEKSVDACLLAHTLPWCSDPHRLLREADRVLIDDGWIILTSFNPMSLMGLRKLVPVLRNKTPYNSRMFTLTRQLDWLALLNFEVLHCGRYQVLPWSRHGGKMLSTHLPALGCLQLIIARKRTIPLTLNPMKSGKAKNRIRQAVGATRQWRKGQN; translated from the coding sequence ATGAAGCCGGCAAGGATACCTCATACAGTGGCAGTGCCCGAGCATTGGTCCAGCATGCCGTGGGGTGAATACTATCGCGAATCACTAGAACGGCAGATGAAACCGTGGCTGGCTAAATTATATGGTTTTCATTTACTTAAAATTGGCAATCTGAGCGCGGAAATCAATACCGAATCCTGCGCTATTTCTCATCAGGTGAATGTTTCTTTGCAGGGTAACCCGATACAGGTGAAAGCCGACCCATTGTATTTACCTTTTGCCGAGAAATCAGTTGATGCCTGTTTACTGGCTCATACTTTGCCGTGGTGTAGCGATCCGCACCGCCTGCTGCGGGAGGCGGACAGGGTGCTGATTGATGATGGCTGGATTATTTTAACCAGTTTCAATCCAATGAGTCTGATGGGGTTACGTAAGCTAGTGCCCGTGTTACGCAATAAGACCCCGTATAACAGCCGGATGTTTACGTTGACGCGCCAGCTAGATTGGCTGGCGTTGCTGAACTTTGAAGTGCTCCACTGTGGTCGCTATCAGGTGTTACCCTGGTCCCGTCATGGGGGGAAAATGCTTAGTACGCATTTACCCGCTCTGGGCTGCTTACAGCTGATTATTGCTCGTAAACGCACCATACCCTTGACGCTAAACCCGATGAAATCGGGTAAAGCAAAAAACCGGATACGGCAGGCTGTCGGCGCCACACGACAGTGGCGCAAAGGGCAGAATTAA
- the rnhA gene encoding ribonuclease HI has translation MLKQVEIFTDGSCLGNPGPGGYGAILRYRGKEKTFSEGFNLTTNNRMEMMAAIVALEALKEQCEVILSTDSQYVRQGITQWIHNWKKRGWKTADKKPVKNVDLWQRLDTALGQHKIKWEWVKGHAGHPENERCDELARTAASNPTQDDTGYKAES, from the coding sequence ATGCTCAAACAGGTAGAAATTTTCACCGATGGCTCTTGTCTGGGAAATCCAGGCCCAGGCGGTTACGGTGCAATTTTACGCTATCGGGGGAAAGAGAAAACCTTTAGCGAAGGTTTTAATCTTACGACTAATAACCGCATGGAGATGATGGCGGCAATTGTCGCTCTGGAAGCGCTGAAAGAACAGTGCGAAGTGATTCTCAGCACCGACAGCCAGTATGTTCGCCAGGGGATTACTCAGTGGATCCATAACTGGAAAAAACGAGGCTGGAAAACCGCGGACAAAAAACCAGTCAAAAACGTCGATCTCTGGCAGCGACTGGACACAGCGCTGGGCCAACACAAGATAAAATGGGAATGGGTCAAAGGCCATGCCGGCCATCCGGAAAATGAACGCTGCGACGAACTGGCACGCACAGCAGCCTCTAACCCCACCCAAGACGATACCGGTTATAAGGCAGAAAGTTAA
- the gloB gene encoding hydroxyacylglutathione hydrolase produces MNLISIPAFQDNYIWVLAEDSGRCLIVDPGEAAPVLAAIEQNHWQPEAILLTHHHHDHVGGVKQLHEKFPTIVVYGPAETLDKGTTHLVADGDSISVLECEFSIFATPGHTLGHICFFMKPYLFCGDTMFSGGCGRLFEGTPEQMYQSFMKISALPDETLICCAHEYTLANMKFALSILPLDRDINDYYHKVNELRAKKQNTLPVILKNERRINLFLRTDDNDLIKEISKETNLQHSIERFAWLRSKKDVF; encoded by the coding sequence ATGAATCTTATCAGTATTCCCGCATTTCAGGACAACTACATCTGGGTTCTTGCTGAGGATAGTGGACGCTGTCTGATAGTCGATCCTGGCGAAGCGGCCCCCGTGTTGGCCGCAATAGAACAGAACCACTGGCAACCAGAAGCTATTCTACTGACTCACCACCACCACGATCACGTTGGCGGAGTAAAACAACTTCACGAGAAATTTCCTACAATCGTGGTTTACGGGCCGGCAGAAACCCTGGATAAGGGAACCACTCACCTTGTGGCTGATGGCGATAGCATCTCCGTTTTAGAGTGTGAATTTTCTATTTTCGCCACTCCGGGTCACACTTTAGGACACATCTGTTTCTTCATGAAACCTTATCTATTTTGCGGCGACACTATGTTTTCAGGTGGCTGCGGTAGGTTATTTGAAGGCACTCCAGAGCAGATGTATCAATCATTTATGAAGATCAGTGCTCTTCCCGATGAAACATTAATATGTTGCGCACATGAGTACACTTTAGCAAATATGAAGTTTGCATTAAGCATCCTGCCCCTGGATAGGGATATAAATGATTACTACCACAAAGTTAATGAGTTACGTGCAAAAAAACAAAATACACTGCCCGTAATTCTGAAAAATGAGCGTCGTATAAATTTATTTTTACGCACAGATGATAATGATTTAATTAAAGAAATTTCCAAAGAAACAAATTTGCAACACTCTATTGAGAGATTTGCATGGTTAAGGTCAAAGAAAGACGTCTTCTGA
- a CDS encoding class I SAM-dependent methyltransferase, with amino-acid sequence MTTRSHHDNVEKQFGSQASAYLTSAVHASGRDLQRLAERLADFPQAHVLDMGCGAGHASFAAAGQVTQVVAYDLSSQMLEVVAQAASDKGFVNIATQQGYAESLPFADASFDVVISRYSAHHWHDVGQALREVKRVLKPGGAVIIMDVMSPGHPVRDVWLQTVEALRDTSHVRNYSSGEWLAMANEAGLVTNNLLTDRLPLEFSSWVARMRTPAPLVEAIRLYQESASAEVKAYFALELDGSFTSDTIMFEAHKAI; translated from the coding sequence ATGACAACACGCTCTCATCATGACAATGTCGAAAAACAGTTTGGCTCGCAGGCTAGCGCTTATCTGACTAGTGCTGTACACGCATCCGGGCGCGATCTGCAACGTCTGGCAGAAAGGTTAGCCGATTTTCCGCAGGCTCACGTGCTGGACATGGGATGTGGCGCCGGTCATGCCAGTTTTGCAGCTGCAGGACAGGTTACACAGGTGGTGGCGTATGATTTATCCAGTCAGATGCTGGAGGTTGTAGCTCAGGCCGCTTCGGATAAAGGGTTTGTTAATATTGCGACCCAGCAGGGTTATGCCGAATCACTGCCTTTCGCTGATGCCAGTTTTGATGTGGTGATTAGCCGCTATTCTGCACATCATTGGCATGATGTCGGTCAGGCATTACGCGAAGTCAAGCGGGTGCTGAAACCGGGAGGAGCCGTAATTATCATGGACGTCATGTCGCCAGGGCATCCGGTTCGTGATGTTTGGCTGCAGACCGTAGAGGCTTTGCGCGATACTTCTCATGTTCGCAATTACTCAAGCGGTGAATGGCTGGCAATGGCGAATGAGGCGGGATTAGTGACGAATAATTTGCTGACTGATCGCTTGCCGCTGGAATTCAGCTCATGGGTTGCCCGGATGCGGACGCCTGCGCCTTTGGTGGAGGCTATTCGCCTGTATCAGGAGAGCGCATCCGCAGAGGTTAAGGCTTACTTTGCACTGGAGCTGGATGGATCTTTTACCAGCGATACAATTATGTTTGAGGCTCATAAAGCGATCTAG
- the gmhB gene encoding D-glycero-beta-D-manno-heptose 1,7-bisphosphate 7-phosphatase, producing the protein MAKSVPAIFLDRDGTINVDHGYVHEIDNFEFIDGVIDAMRQLKEMGYALVVVTNQSGIARGKFTEDQFETLTEWMDWSLADRGVDLDGIYYCPHHPQGTVEEFRQTCDCRKPHPGMLISARDYLHIDMAASYMVGDKVEDMQAALAADIGTKVLVRTGKPVTPEAENAADWVLNSLADLPDAIKKQQK; encoded by the coding sequence GTGGCAAAGTCAGTACCCGCAATTTTTCTTGACCGTGATGGCACAATTAATGTTGATCACGGATACGTGCACGAAATCGATAACTTTGAATTTATTGATGGCGTCATTGACGCAATGCGTCAATTAAAGGAGATGGGTTATGCGCTGGTGGTGGTGACCAATCAGTCCGGCATTGCCCGCGGTAAATTTACTGAAGATCAGTTTGAAACGCTGACTGAGTGGATGGACTGGTCGTTGGCTGACCGTGGCGTTGATCTGGATGGTATCTATTATTGTCCGCATCACCCGCAGGGTACTGTAGAAGAATTTCGTCAGACCTGTGACTGCCGCAAGCCGCATCCTGGAATGCTTATTTCGGCACGCGACTATCTGCATATAGATATGGCTGCTTCATATATGGTAGGTGATAAAGTAGAAGATATGCAGGCGGCTTTGGCTGCAGATATTGGGACAAAAGTATTAGTTCGCACTGGCAAGCCAGTTACTCCGGAAGCGGAAAATGCCGCGGATTGGGTGCTTAATAGCCTGGCGGACCTGCCTGATGCCATCAAAAAGCAGCAAAAATAA